GAAAGGCGGGAAGGCCAGGACGGTGACCGCGAGCGCCGCGAGGAACGTCAGCAGACCCACGCCGATGCGGAGGAACGGCGATGCCTCGGGCAGGAGGAGCGTCGAGGCGTACGACGCGGCTGCCGCGAGCCCGTACACGATCAGCGTCCGCAGACCGTTGAGGAAGAGGCGGAGGAGCGGCGCGGTGGAGCGGCGCCGGAGCCACAGCAGCCCGATGGGCCAGAGGAGCGCCGTCGAGGCGAGGTACATCGCGGCGACGCCCTCGGTCCCCCACAGAGCGCCGAGGATGATGAGACCGATGACGAACGGCCGGGTCCAGATCGTGTACCAGAGGTACGGCGTCGTGAGCCCCTGCGACAGGAACACCCAGTAGGACGCGAAGGCCGCCGCCTGGAAGAATCCCGCGATCGCGAGGATCTGGAAGAGCGGGACGGTGGGCGCCCACTGGGGTCCGAGCGCCACGGCGATGACATCGGTGGCCTGCGCGACCGAGAAGCCGAGGACGAGGCTGACGATGTTGAGGAGCACGGTCTGGCCGAAGCTGATGAACTCGCCGTACCGCTTGGGCTGGTCCTGCAGCCGTGAGAGCGTCGGCAGCGCGACCCGGGTGGAGGGGGCGTTGATCTGGTTGAGCGGCAGCAGCATGAGCTGGAACGCGCGGTTGTAGTAGCCGAGCGACTGCGCGCCGAAGGCGCGACCGATCACGATGGAGTCGACGTTGCGGCTCGCGTAGTTGAGCACCTGCGCGCCGACGAGTCCTCCACCGAAGGCGAGGAGCGGCTTCATCTGCTCGCCCCGGCGCGGGAGCCCCGGCCACCAGCCGCCCATGATCGGAAGCGCGACGGCCTGGAAGAAGACCTGCAGCACCTGCTGCGCGACGATCGCCCAGTAGCCCCACCCGAGCGCTGCGAGCGAGAGCGCGATGACGAGCGACAGGGCCTGCGCCGCGATCTCGATCGTGGCGAGGGCGCCGAACCGGAAGCTGCGATTGAGATCGGCGCGGAACTGCGTCGCGAAGCCGTTGAGGAAGAAGGTCGACGAGAGCACGATCGTGACGAGCACAAGCCGGTCGTCGCCGTAGAAGTCGGCGATCGGGTGCGCCAGCGCGATGACGACGACCGTCAGCGCGGCCCCGATCCCGACGTTGATCCAGAAGAGGTTCGCCCGCTGGCCGGCCGTCAGGGTCTTGGCCTGGATGGCCGCGCTCGAGAGGCCGAAGTCGCGGAGGATCTCGCCCACGCCGATGATCGCGAGCACCATCGCGGTGACGCCGTAGTCCGTCGGCGACAGCATCCGCGCGAGCAGCACGATGCCGAGCAGCTGGATCGTGATCCGGATGACCTGGCCGCCGAACGTCACCACCGCGCCTCGGCTCGCGGTGCGCCCGAGGCTCGGCGGTCGCTGGACGGCCGTCACGGGGCATCCTCCCTCGAGGGGCGGTCTGCACGCACGAAAGCACTCACAGCGGTCCTTCCTGTCGGTCTTGGGGTCCCGACGCTGGGACTGCGGTCGCGTGAACGCGGGGGTTCAGGCGCTCACGCGGCGGTCAAGGTCTTCTCTAGGGCGGAGGAGCGGATGACGGGGCGAGGTGCGCGCGCGGCGGGGGCGAGCCCGTCGTGCACGGCGAGGAGGGCGAGGAAGCCGATGAGGATGTGCATGTTGCGGACGGCATCCAGCGAGTTGAAGCCCGTGATGGCGATCGTGTACCCGATGACGGCGAGGCCGACGCCGAGGTCGCCGCGGGCCCACGCGCACCAGATGAGGCTGCCGAGGAACGCGAGGAAGAACAGGAGCCCCGGGATCCCGACGCTGATGAGCAGCTGCAGCATCGAGTTCTCGATGATGATCGAGTCAAACAGGCGCGCCGTCTGCCCCGACGTCCCGGGGCCGGTGCCCATCCAGTCGGAGTAGTCGGCCGCCGTGAGGGCGAGCGGCACGATCCGCTCGCGGACGCCGGCCGACAGCTGCGACTCGATCGACTCGGAGCGCTCGATGAGCGGCCCGAAGTTCAGTACGGCGACGGCGCCGACGGCACCAAGCGCGAGCAGGAAGAGCCAGCGTCCGAGGTTCTTCCAGCCCAGGAAGAACGGGGCGACGACGGCTCCGATGCCGAGCGCGATGCCGACGGCGAGGATCGAGCTGCGCGACACGGTCGAGACGATGCCCGCCGCCGCGAGCAGCCCGAGGATGAGCGGCTTCCTCCGGCCGGTCGTGAGCCACTGCCCGATGCCGATCGCGGCGGGGATGGTGAGGAACGCGCCGGCGAAGAGCGGGTGGTTGAAGGCGCCCTGGGGCCGGTAGACCGCGAACCCGAAGCTCCCGCCGCCCGGGAGCAACGCGTAGAGCGCGGGCCCTCCCGTCACCATCTGAAGGACGATGTTGGCGCCCGCGATCGCTCCCACCCACAGGAGGACGCTGCGCAGCAGGCGCACCTCGATGCGGGCGTCGAAGACGAGGAGCGGCAGCAGCGCACTCGCGGCGAACGCCGCCGTCCAGCCCACCGACGTCTCGCCGGCGCCCGTGCGGATGGTCGAGAAGACGAGCCACGCGGTGAACATCCCGCCGGTCGTGTACACCGCGAGCCGGGGACCGATCGCGCGCAGGGGCGGAAGGTCGGCGAAGCCACGCGGCTTCTGGCCCAGCACGATGCGGCGCAGCATCCAGACGCCCATCACGATCGCGAGGACGGGCACGGCGTTGAACGGCGACGAGCTGGGGATGAACCGCGTGGGAACGAGCGCGATGACTGCGACCGTGATCGCGGGGAGGTAGTGCACGGGGAGGAGGAACATCGCGACGGCGAGCGCTGCGACGAGCGGAAGCGCGACGGCGAGGCCGAGCGTCGGCTCGTCGACGGCGCGCAGCAGCGCCGCCGTGATGATGCCGGTGAAGAGGACGGCGACGACGAAGAGGCCGCCGTGGCGGACGGTGTCGCGCACGGCCGAGCTCCGAGCGACCATGTACCCCGCCGTCACGCGCGGCACCACCGTGGACGACTGCAACGAGTGCAGCGCGGGACGTGACAGGTGGTGCGCATGGCGGCGACTCTAACGAGCGCACGTGAAGGGCCTGTTTCGTCGCGGTAAACCCTGGACTTACCCCGGGTGCCCGCAGGAGACCGTGCGGGCGGCGCATCGGCGCTCCGGAGGACGGCTCGGGACACGGCGATTACGCGAAGGTAAAACCTCCGTGACGGGCCCCGGATGCCTCGGCACGTCGGGCTATCCTCGGCCGCAGGGTGACCGTCCATGGCGTGCCGGCGCCTGCAGCCCGTCGAGTCCTTCGGCCGGCCGACGTCCCCCGACTTCCGCGGAGGTGCCCGTGAGCACAGCAGCGATCCCCGCCCCGTCGCGCCGCGACGTGACGCTCGACATCCTCCGCGTCATCGGCATCGCGGCGGTCGTCGTCGCGCACGTGTGGTGGATGACCGACTGGGCGCACGCCTACATCTTCAGCTGGAACATGCCGCTCTTCTTCTTCCTTACCGGCTACCTCTGGAAGACGCGCCCGTTCGCATCCATGGTCCGGCGGCGATCGGAGATGCTCCTCATCCCGTACGCCTTCTGGCTCGTGGTGTGGAGCATCATCGTGGTCGTCGTGACGGGCCAGTACACCGTGCGATTCGTCGTCGGCCAGGTGATCGGCGGCCGGTACATGGCCGACAAGCCGTTCTGGGCGTTCTGGTTCTCGACCGCGCTCTTCGTGCTCGTGCTCGCGTACTGGGCGGTGTCGAAGCTTCCGCTGTGGGCGCAGTGGCTCGTCGCCGCGGCACTGCTCGTCCCCGCCTACGTCGCTCCCGAGCTCGTGCGGATGGTGCCCTTCGCCGCCGCGACCGGACTCGCCTGCATGGTCTTCCTCCTCGCCGGTCGCACGGTCCGCCGGTTCGAGGGCGCCGTCCCGCTCGTCTGGCGGGTCGTGGGTGGCGCGGTCATCGCGATCGCCTCGTTCGTGCTCTTCGGCCTCGGGCTCGTGCAGCCGGTGGATCTCAAGGTGGTCGAGTTCGGCACGCCCGTCGTGAGCGTCGTGCTCGCGATCGCGATCGTGACGGGCGGCATGTGGGTGCTCCGCGGGGTCGTCACGGCGCTGAGGCTGCACTCCGCGCCGACGCTGAGCCTCCTCGCCGAGTCGACGTTCATGGTGACCCTGACGCACGCCGGCATCCTGTGGGCGATCGACCCGCTCGAGCTGCCGCAGATCGCGCAGTTCGTCATCGCCCTCGCCGTGCCGTGGGCGGCGGCGCTCGTCGTGCGGCACACCCGGGCATCGCGGCTTCTCACCGGCATGCCCCAGCGGCCCGCCCGGGTGGCCGCCGCGATGCCGGTGGGAGTGTGAGGCCGTGACCGTCCCGGCGGCCCGCGCACGCCTCGGCTGGGCGGACCTCGTCCGCGGCGCGGCGATCATCTGCGTCGTCTACTTCCACGCGACGCTCTTCCTCGGCGCCATCGGCATCGACGACACCCTCGGCCGCGTCAAGGCCGTGTTCGAACTCTTCCCGCTGCCGGCGTTCTTCCTCATGGCGGGGGTCTTCGGCGCGCGGGGAATCCTCGAGTGGGACTTCCGGACCCTCGCCGCGCGGCGCCTCCTCCCCCTCGTCTATGTGTACGTGCTGTGGTCCCTCCTGAGGTTCGCGCTCTTCACGGCGTTCCCCGCGCTTCCGTCCCGAGACACCGACATCCCGCCCGCCGATCCGCTGTCGCTCGTGCTTCTGCCCGTGCTTCCGGCGAGCCTCTACTGGTTCCTCTACGCGCTCGCCCTCTTCATGCTCGTCGCCTGGACGGTGCGACGGATGCCTCGCGGGCTCGTGGTCGGCGGCGCGCTCGTCGTCTCCGGGCTGTTCACCTCGGGGCTCGTCAACACGCACACGATCGCGTGGAACCGCATCGGCGCCCTGTTCTTCTTCTTCGTCGTGGGCGTTTTCCTGGCCGAGCCGCTCAAGCGCGGCGTCGCGCGGGCGAACGTGTCGGCCCTGCTCGTCGCAGCGGGCGGCTTCGTCGTCGTCGCCGGGACGCTCGTCGTCTTCCGCTCGCTCCTGCGGGTGCCCCTGCTCGTCACCCTCGGCCAGTGCCTCGCGGTCGCCGTCGCCATCCTCCTCGCCAAGTACGCCGCGCGCGCGAGCGCCTTCGACGTCGTGCAGTCGATCGGGCGGGCGTCGCTGCCGATCTACCTCGTCCACATCTTCGCGATCGCCCCGCTGGCCTTCGCGCTCGGACTGCTCCAGCCCGACTGGCCGGCCGCCGTCAACATCGCGGTGACGTTCGCCGTCACGGCGATCGCGATCCTCTGCGGGTTCGGCCTCGCGC
This genomic interval from Microbacterium sp. 4R-513 contains the following:
- a CDS encoding acyltransferase family protein, with the protein product MSTAAIPAPSRRDVTLDILRVIGIAAVVVAHVWWMTDWAHAYIFSWNMPLFFFLTGYLWKTRPFASMVRRRSEMLLIPYAFWLVVWSIIVVVVTGQYTVRFVVGQVIGGRYMADKPFWAFWFSTALFVLVLAYWAVSKLPLWAQWLVAAALLVPAYVAPELVRMVPFAAATGLACMVFLLAGRTVRRFEGAVPLVWRVVGGAVIAIASFVLFGLGLVQPVDLKVVEFGTPVVSVVLAIAIVTGGMWVLRGVVTALRLHSAPTLSLLAESTFMVTLTHAGILWAIDPLELPQIAQFVIALAVPWAAALVVRHTRASRLLTGMPQRPARVAAAMPVGV
- a CDS encoding O-antigen ligase family protein — its product is MVARSSAVRDTVRHGGLFVVAVLFTGIITAALLRAVDEPTLGLAVALPLVAALAVAMFLLPVHYLPAITVAVIALVPTRFIPSSSPFNAVPVLAIVMGVWMLRRIVLGQKPRGFADLPPLRAIGPRLAVYTTGGMFTAWLVFSTIRTGAGETSVGWTAAFAASALLPLLVFDARIEVRLLRSVLLWVGAIAGANIVLQMVTGGPALYALLPGGGSFGFAVYRPQGAFNHPLFAGAFLTIPAAIGIGQWLTTGRRKPLILGLLAAAGIVSTVSRSSILAVGIALGIGAVVAPFFLGWKNLGRWLFLLALGAVGAVAVLNFGPLIERSESIESQLSAGVRERIVPLALTAADYSDWMGTGPGTSGQTARLFDSIIIENSMLQLLISVGIPGLLFFLAFLGSLIWCAWARGDLGVGLAVIGYTIAITGFNSLDAVRNMHILIGFLALLAVHDGLAPAARAPRPVIRSSALEKTLTAA
- a CDS encoding lipopolysaccharide biosynthesis protein, with protein sequence MTAVQRPPSLGRTASRGAVVTFGGQVIRITIQLLGIVLLARMLSPTDYGVTAMVLAIIGVGEILRDFGLSSAAIQAKTLTAGQRANLFWINVGIGAALTVVVIALAHPIADFYGDDRLVLVTIVLSSTFFLNGFATQFRADLNRSFRFGALATIEIAAQALSLVIALSLAALGWGYWAIVAQQVLQVFFQAVALPIMGGWWPGLPRRGEQMKPLLAFGGGLVGAQVLNYASRNVDSIVIGRAFGAQSLGYYNRAFQLMLLPLNQINAPSTRVALPTLSRLQDQPKRYGEFISFGQTVLLNIVSLVLGFSVAQATDVIAVALGPQWAPTVPLFQILAIAGFFQAAAFASYWVFLSQGLTTPYLWYTIWTRPFVIGLIILGALWGTEGVAAMYLASTALLWPIGLLWLRRRSTAPLLRLFLNGLRTLIVYGLAAAASYASTLLLPEASPFLRIGVGLLTFLAALAVTVLAFPPFRRDIASIIAARRLLARSRPAAAADATDTLEDPA
- a CDS encoding acyltransferase gives rise to the protein MTVPAARARLGWADLVRGAAIICVVYFHATLFLGAIGIDDTLGRVKAVFELFPLPAFFLMAGVFGARGILEWDFRTLAARRLLPLVYVYVLWSLLRFALFTAFPALPSRDTDIPPADPLSLVLLPVLPASLYWFLYALALFMLVAWTVRRMPRGLVVGGALVVSGLFTSGLVNTHTIAWNRIGALFFFFVVGVFLAEPLKRGVARANVSALLVAAGGFVVVAGTLVVFRSLLRVPLLVTLGQCLAVAVAILLAKYAARASAFDVVQSIGRASLPIYLVHIFAIAPLAFALGLLQPDWPAAVNIAVTFAVTAIAILCGFGLARLATIAPWLLMPALRTRAPVGPAATRAS